The Erinaceus europaeus chromosome 16, mEriEur2.1, whole genome shotgun sequence genome includes a window with the following:
- the DUOXA1 gene encoding dual oxidase maturation factor 1 isoform X1 has translation MPEGHCQLCKRVPTKMAALGDTLPFYAGPKPTFPVDTTLAIIISIFLTALVTFIIILPGIRGKMRLFWLLRVVTSLFIGAVILAVNFCSEWSVGQVSTNMTYKAFSSKRISADVGLQVGLGGVNITLIGTPVRQLNETIYYNEAFTWRLGQSYAEEYAKALEKGLPDPVLYLAEKFTPDSPCGLHGQYRLAGHYTSAILWVAFICWLLANVMLSMPVLVYGGHMLLATGLFQLLALFFFSMATSLTPPCPLHLGTETLHTHCGPAFWVTLATGLMCVLLGLAMAVAHRTQPHRLKAFFNQSVGEHPVMEWSPEEGGLLSPRYRPKAESPEPQDIPLSEAASEAASEACCKEECPKEADHAL, from the exons ATGCCTGAGGGACACTGCCAGCTTTGCAAAAGAG TACCCACCAAAATGGCCGCCTTGGGAGACACGCTACCCTTCTACGCTGGTCCCAAGCCAACCTTCCCAGTGGACACTACGCTGGCTATCATCATCAGCATCTTTCTGACAGCGCTGGTCACCTTTATCATCATCCTGCCTGGCATTCGGGGCAAGATG AGGCTGTTCTGGCTATTGCGTGTGGTGACCAGCTTGTTcatcggggctgtgatcttgg CCGTAAACTTCTGTTCCGAGTGGTCTGTGGGCCAGGTGAGCACCAACATGACGTACAAGGCCTTCAGTTCCAAGAGGATCAGTGCTGAcgtggggctgcaggtggggctgggaggcGTCAACATCACGCTCATAG GGACCCCTGTGCGGCAGCTGAATGAGACAATCTATTACAACGAGGCGTTCACCTGGCGCCTGGGCCAGAGCTATGCTGAGGAGTACGCCAAGGCCCTGGAGAAGGGGCTGCCGGACCCCGTGCTCTACCTGGCTGAGAAGTTCACCCCAGACAGCCCTTGCGGGCTGCATGGCCAGTACCGCCTGGCAGGCCACTACACCTCAGCCATACTGTG ggtggcTTTCATCTGCTGGCTGCTGGCCAACGTGATGCTGTCCATGCCCGTGCTGGTGTATGGGGGGCACATGCTGCTGGCCACGGGCCTCTTCCAGCTCTTGGCACTGTTCTTCTTCTCCATGGCCACGTCTctcaccccaccctgccccctgcaCCTGGGCACCGAGACGCTGCACACTCACTGCGGGCCCGCCTTCTGGGTCACGCTGGCCACAG gACTGATGTGTGTGCTGTTGGGCCTGGCCATGGCAGTGGCCCACAGGACGCAGCCCCACAGGCTGAAAGCCTTCTTCAACCAGAGTGTTGGGGAGCACCCTGTGATGGAGTGGAGTCCTGAAGAAGGGGGCCTCCTGAGTCCCCGGTACCGGCCCAAGGCTGAAAGTCCTGAGCCCCAGGACATCCCACTGTCTGAGGCGGCCTCCGAAGCTGCCTCCGAGGCCTGCTGCAAGGAAGAATGTCCCAAAGAGGCTGACCATGCTCTCTGA
- the DUOXA1 gene encoding dual oxidase maturation factor 1 isoform X2, which translates to MRPENLNEGGNDAKPERWHGGPSVGLSSVSTHQNGRLGRHATLLRWSQANLPSGHYAGYHHQHLSDSAGHLYHHPAWHSGQDAVNFCSEWSVGQVSTNMTYKAFSSKRISADVGLQVGLGGVNITLIGTPVRQLNETIYYNEAFTWRLGQSYAEEYAKALEKGLPDPVLYLAEKFTPDSPCGLHGQYRLAGHYTSAILWVAFICWLLANVMLSMPVLVYGGHMLLATGLFQLLALFFFSMATSLTPPCPLHLGTETLHTHCGPAFWVTLATGLMCVLLGLAMAVAHRTQPHRLKAFFNQSVGEHPVMEWSPEEGGLLSPRYRPKAESPEPQDIPLSEAASEAASEACCKEECPKEADHAL; encoded by the exons ATGAGGCCTGAGAATCTGAATGAAGGAGGAAATGATGCAAAGCCTGAGAGATGGCATGGTGGAccaagtgttgggctctcaagcgtgag TACCCACCAAAATGGCCGCCTTGGGAGACACGCTACCCTTCTACGCTGGTCCCAAGCCAACCTTCCCAGTGGACACTACGCTGGCTATCATCATCAGCATCTTTCTGACAGCGCTGGTCACCTTTATCATCATCCTGCCTGGCATTCGGGGCAAGATG CCGTAAACTTCTGTTCCGAGTGGTCTGTGGGCCAGGTGAGCACCAACATGACGTACAAGGCCTTCAGTTCCAAGAGGATCAGTGCTGAcgtggggctgcaggtggggctgggaggcGTCAACATCACGCTCATAG GGACCCCTGTGCGGCAGCTGAATGAGACAATCTATTACAACGAGGCGTTCACCTGGCGCCTGGGCCAGAGCTATGCTGAGGAGTACGCCAAGGCCCTGGAGAAGGGGCTGCCGGACCCCGTGCTCTACCTGGCTGAGAAGTTCACCCCAGACAGCCCTTGCGGGCTGCATGGCCAGTACCGCCTGGCAGGCCACTACACCTCAGCCATACTGTG ggtggcTTTCATCTGCTGGCTGCTGGCCAACGTGATGCTGTCCATGCCCGTGCTGGTGTATGGGGGGCACATGCTGCTGGCCACGGGCCTCTTCCAGCTCTTGGCACTGTTCTTCTTCTCCATGGCCACGTCTctcaccccaccctgccccctgcaCCTGGGCACCGAGACGCTGCACACTCACTGCGGGCCCGCCTTCTGGGTCACGCTGGCCACAG gACTGATGTGTGTGCTGTTGGGCCTGGCCATGGCAGTGGCCCACAGGACGCAGCCCCACAGGCTGAAAGCCTTCTTCAACCAGAGTGTTGGGGAGCACCCTGTGATGGAGTGGAGTCCTGAAGAAGGGGGCCTCCTGAGTCCCCGGTACCGGCCCAAGGCTGAAAGTCCTGAGCCCCAGGACATCCCACTGTCTGAGGCGGCCTCCGAAGCTGCCTCCGAGGCCTGCTGCAAGGAAGAATGTCCCAAAGAGGCTGACCATGCTCTCTGA
- the DUOXA1 gene encoding dual oxidase maturation factor 1 isoform X3 encodes MAALGDTLPFYAGPKPTFPVDTTLAIIISIFLTALVTFIIILPGIRGKMRLFWLLRVVTSLFIGAVILAVNFCSEWSVGQVSTNMTYKAFSSKRISADVGLQVGLGGVNITLIGTPVRQLNETIYYNEAFTWRLGQSYAEEYAKALEKGLPDPVLYLAEKFTPDSPCGLHGQYRLAGHYTSAILWVAFICWLLANVMLSMPVLVYGGHMLLATGLFQLLALFFFSMATSLTPPCPLHLGTETLHTHCGPAFWVTLATGLMCVLLGLAMAVAHRTQPHRLKAFFNQSVGEHPVMEWSPEEGGLLSPRYRPKAESPEPQDIPLSEAASEAASEACCKEECPKEADHAL; translated from the exons ATGGCCGCCTTGGGAGACACGCTACCCTTCTACGCTGGTCCCAAGCCAACCTTCCCAGTGGACACTACGCTGGCTATCATCATCAGCATCTTTCTGACAGCGCTGGTCACCTTTATCATCATCCTGCCTGGCATTCGGGGCAAGATG AGGCTGTTCTGGCTATTGCGTGTGGTGACCAGCTTGTTcatcggggctgtgatcttgg CCGTAAACTTCTGTTCCGAGTGGTCTGTGGGCCAGGTGAGCACCAACATGACGTACAAGGCCTTCAGTTCCAAGAGGATCAGTGCTGAcgtggggctgcaggtggggctgggaggcGTCAACATCACGCTCATAG GGACCCCTGTGCGGCAGCTGAATGAGACAATCTATTACAACGAGGCGTTCACCTGGCGCCTGGGCCAGAGCTATGCTGAGGAGTACGCCAAGGCCCTGGAGAAGGGGCTGCCGGACCCCGTGCTCTACCTGGCTGAGAAGTTCACCCCAGACAGCCCTTGCGGGCTGCATGGCCAGTACCGCCTGGCAGGCCACTACACCTCAGCCATACTGTG ggtggcTTTCATCTGCTGGCTGCTGGCCAACGTGATGCTGTCCATGCCCGTGCTGGTGTATGGGGGGCACATGCTGCTGGCCACGGGCCTCTTCCAGCTCTTGGCACTGTTCTTCTTCTCCATGGCCACGTCTctcaccccaccctgccccctgcaCCTGGGCACCGAGACGCTGCACACTCACTGCGGGCCCGCCTTCTGGGTCACGCTGGCCACAG gACTGATGTGTGTGCTGTTGGGCCTGGCCATGGCAGTGGCCCACAGGACGCAGCCCCACAGGCTGAAAGCCTTCTTCAACCAGAGTGTTGGGGAGCACCCTGTGATGGAGTGGAGTCCTGAAGAAGGGGGCCTCCTGAGTCCCCGGTACCGGCCCAAGGCTGAAAGTCCTGAGCCCCAGGACATCCCACTGTCTGAGGCGGCCTCCGAAGCTGCCTCCGAGGCCTGCTGCAAGGAAGAATGTCCCAAAGAGGCTGACCATGCTCTCTGA